A genomic segment from Diospyros lotus cultivar Yz01 chromosome 5, ASM1463336v1, whole genome shotgun sequence encodes:
- the LOC127801238 gene encoding pentatricopeptide repeat-containing protein At5g08510, with protein sequence MNELKQIHAQTLRSGVDFTKFLIVKLLEIPNIPYARNLFDCIPKPTLFLYNRLIQAYSSHGPYLQCLLLYTQMCLQGCSPNQRSFTSLFAACASLSFPYQGQMLHSHFLKSGLGFDVFTFTALVDMYAKFGMLTSARKQFSEMKVRDTATWNAMIAGYARSGDMEAALELFEAMSSRNVISWTAMISGYSQNGQYAKALDMFLEMEKEKGVSPNEVTIASVLPACANLGALEVGRRIEDYACAKGYLNNLFVCNAILEMYSRCGRIDMAKRVFDEIGCRRNVCSWNSMIMGLAVHGESWEALQLFHEMLRQGMAPDDVTFVGVLLACTHGGVIVTGQELFKSMEQDFSITPKLEHYGCMVDLLGRSGKLREAYDVIQSMPMTPDSVVWGTLLGACGFYGHVELAEKAVESLFELEPWNPGNYVILSNIYASASRWDGVARLRKLMKWGQITKKAGYSFIEEGGQIHKFFVGDRSHPQSVDIYELLDEVSTKMKGLGSTSDLDFMIEESSIIEEIC encoded by the exons ATGAACGAACTCAAGCAGATCCATGCTCAAACTCTCAGAAGTGGCGTCGACTTCACCAAATTTCTTATTGTGAAGCTCCTTGAAATCCCAAACATCCCTTATGCCCGCAACCTGTTTGACTGTATTCCTAAGCCAACTTTGTTCCTCTATAACCGGCTCATTCAGGCCTACTCTTCTCATGGCCCTTACCTTCAGTGCTTGTTACTCTACACCCAAATGTGCCTGCAAGGCTGCTCCCCAAACCAACGCTCCTTTACCTCCCTTTTTGCTGCCTGCGCTTCCCTTTCTTTCCCTTATCAGGGTCAAATGCTTCACTCCCACTTCCTCAAATCGGGTCttggatttgatgtcttcacCTTCACAGCTTTGGTGGACATGTATGCCAAATTCGGCATGTTAACTTCAGCTCGCAAGCAATTTAGTGAAATGAAGGTAAGAGATACCGCCACCTGGAATGCCATGATTGCGGGTTATGCAAGGTCTGGTGATATGGAGGCAGCATTAGAGCTGTTCGAAGCCATGTCTTCCAGGAATGTGATATCCTGGACGGCAATGATATCTGGATATTCACAGAACGGGCAGTACGCAAAAGCCCTGGATATGTTTTtggaaatggaaaaagaaaagggtgTGAGTCCAAATGAGGTGACCATAGCTAGTGTTCTTCCGGCCTGTGCAAATCTTGGGGCACTGGAAGTGGGCCGGAGGATTGAGGATTATGCATGTGCAAAGGGATACTTAaacaatttgtttgtttgtaatGCTATCCTTGAGATGTATTCCAGATGTGGTAGAATTGATATGGCAAAGAGGGTGTTTGATGAGATTGGTTGCAGGAGAAATGTATGCTCTTGGAATTCAATGATCATGGGTTTAGCTGTACATGGAGAATCCTGGGAGGCCCTTCAGCTCTTCCATGAAATGCTG AGACAAGGAATGGCCCCTGATGATGTCACATTTGTGGGAGTTCTATTAGCATGCACTCATGGAGGCGTGATTGTAACGGGACAAGAGCTTTTCAAATCAATGGAACAAGACTTCTCAATCACTCCCAAGTTAGAGCACTATGGATGCATGGTTGACCTTTTGGGCCGTTCAGGAAAGTTGCGTGAAGCTTATGATGTTATACAAAGTATGCCTATGACACCAGATTCTGTTGTATGGGGAACTCTGCTGGGGGCATGCGGCTTTTATGGCCATGTTGAGCTGGCTGAGAAAGCAGTGGAATCACTCTTTGAGCTTGAGCCATGGAATCCAGGAAATTATGTAATTCTTTCCAATATTTATGCATCAGCAAGCCGATGGGATGGAGTTGCTAGGCTAAGAAAGTTGATGAAGTGGGGACAGATAACAAAGAAAGCAGGGTATAGTTTCATTGAAGAGGGAGGCCAAATTCATAAGTTTTTTGTTGGGGATAGATCACATCCACAATCTGTTGACATATATGAACTACTTGATGAAGTTTCAACTAAGATGAAGGGTCTTGGAAGTACATCAGATCTAGACTTTATGATTGAAGAATCAAGCATAATTGAAGAGATCTGCTAA